From the genome of Anopheles moucheti chromosome 3, idAnoMoucSN_F20_07, whole genome shotgun sequence, one region includes:
- the LOC128303345 gene encoding mediator of DNA damage checkpoint protein 1-like isoform X2, whose amino-acid sequence MHLNVQGTKYPIRPGINLIGSVQNKRYNTILLQDRSICPMHAGLRLDAATEKLQITDLCSFHGVTVDQKSIDPITWIDITTHSRLHLGDLLASVEVDHKRKADDVALLQDEDSTSDVIDCSLDETQPLPRNRQNAHTAVSALGTFGRRSSLLETVAAVHDPPCSSSERRRSSFMVPETQQSDGKTQQPEHELDCPSVVIKPILPDTKQQEQFETEEEYFQMTVEDDDDSNDAMFNNKYIEQSQNLMHNLDISHSGAVVPKVSILPDRSVDSVSFQEYRNTTVEMSRIEWNDSKKDHEQSMIDQRLQQPKKRAGSLTKEGKLSEVADDRSITPELNFDDDPPVETNIHFKPGSDADRSIADNSDPPQQANRSSKTPDLCFDEKENEDDVLEISLNQEGCIKVKPHQSSFEAENTRHESHVANVYDMETQAFGVDDPYELLTQPLHKLAEKPKSSEQKLQLKSPYEISTQPLIVDKPCTSKLSANSSFVTPINPKTPRKSVHSHEIDYANMPTQQFTPPELYMQGMAGKGSSCDKQTCAVAHDKCNETPEIDYANLPTQQFTFSELLNQPAIVPKESHKDPLPTSAIMIDDDDLLTQPLSPPKNNMDLPVLYGKVKNIPSISAACTAYDLDTQPLNPHMETNNERIVKKKPVLKLVDIKTCHLSDPIDSQLMEIVSDVDENMYDLGKLKLLENGTLLENEITQFNPQINSTTHLSHGQQEEGQPHMEPCIEISSSSSSNKENSTKAVDEKTDDSFDTEDELCLAATIPISALYPPKMTAECVEKADDEEPTSMFKIPLKKTDTLATPKAIRNRKCSNAEMTEFLTPEHPMLFLPKADCIRSVSEQMREQNILRAITAKGKPKYHFNDSSSSSGDDDDGPSDRQLFKKTNVSAALEKELENVREAGKLKKQQALTDRRKVQPKKDDEETMLVEQVKKRHEGRNNRTVSTKPKPKEAEGFEKNQPDSRKTSTRRKEMKDTAKTSEPKSKTSNRGVKDKKITHSESTTESKQEPKSSEARCSTDKSKHSDLIPKRVSARNRVETYKKRMLDESVDYLSESTKERSTVQRSTRAGRKRKDESSTDREENSNLAVVETKRYKSDPRGAAFAPEVEVKERARRVTSRIKKVVGTSSDLFVDQDKTFSLKSGVLGHDSATSSTGSDTSSVSTTRSNQPRLIFTKMSPEPYRKCIARAGGKIVDMPELATILVTDRIIRTYKFLCSVAKGIPIVGQSYLDALQNSDGKEPIDAWNHILSDPAKEKRYEFSLRDTLMKAKRHKLFQDYTVFVTSSTQPPPSELYLILSCAGAKISKFSSQPPKGTNKMFVISDPADSASWVKYREKFPGIEIVSAEGFMLSIMQHSIRFQKYRLM is encoded by the exons AGTATCTGTCCCATGCATGCCGGTCTGCGTCTTGATGCtgccacagaaaaactgcaaaTTACGGATCTCTGCTCGTTTCACGGGGTAACTGTTGACCAGAAATCCATTGATCCAATAACCTGGATCGACATCACTACACATAGTCGACTGCATTTGGGCGACCTGCTTGCTTCCGTTGAAGTAGATCATAAGCGCAAAGCTGATGACGTTGCACTCTTGCAAGACGAAGACTCAACGTCAGATGTTATCGACTGTAGTCTTGAC gAAACACAGCCTCTTCCCAGAAACAGACAAAATGCACATACTGCGGTTAGTGCGTTGGGAACTTTTGGAAGAAGATCTTCGCTGCTTGAAACAGTCGCTGCTGTACACGACCCCCCTTGCTCTTCTTCAGAAAGGCGCCGCAGTAGTTTCATGGTACCGGAAACTCAACAAAGCGATGGCA AAACACAGCAACCGGAACATGAACTGGACTGTCCGTCAGTGGTGATCAAACCTATCCTTCCCGATACGAAGCAACAAGAACAGTTTGAAACGGAAGAAGAATATTTTCAAATGACAGTGGAGGACGATGACGACAGTAATGATGCGATGTTCAACAACAAGTATATCGAGCAATCACAAAATTTGATGCACAATCTAGATATATCTCATAGTGGTGCTGTTGTACCTAAGGTTTCCATTCTGCCGGATCGCTCCGTTGATTCGGTATCGTTCCAGGAATACCGTAATACAACGGTGGAAATGAGTCGTATTGAATGGAATGACAGTAAAAAAGATCATGAACAATCCATGATAGATCAACGATtgcagcaaccaaaaaaacgaGCAGGATCTCTGACAAAGGAGGGTAAATTATCCGAGGTAGCTGATGATAGATCTATCACGCCGGAACTGAATTTTGATGATGATCCTCCAGTTGAAACAAATATTCATTTCAAACCCGGTTCAGATGCAGATCGTTCAATTGCTGACAATTCGGATCCTCCGCAGCAAGCAAATCGTTCGTCAAAGACACCTGATTTGTGCTTCgacgaaaaggaaaatgaagacGATGTGCTTGAAATTTCACTGAATCAAGAAGGTTGCATTAAAGTGAAACCGCACCAGTCTTCCTTCGAGGCGGAAAACACGAGGCACGAGTCGCATGTAGCAAATGTATATGACATGGAAACGCAGGCTTTTGGTGTTGATGATCCATACGAGCTGTTGACACAGCCTCTTCACAAATTGGCGGAAAAACCCAAATCATCGGAACAGAAACTGCAATTGAAAAGCCCATATGAAATATCAACACAGCCATTGATTGTAGATAAGCCCTGTACTAGCAAACTTTCAGCGAATTCGTCGTTTGTTACACCAATCAACCCAAAAACCCCACGCAAATCAGTTCACTCGCATGAGATTGATTATGCAAATATGCCAACGCAACAATTTACACCTCCAGAATTATACATGCAGGGCATGGCAGGGAAAGGATCTTCTTGCGATAAGCAAACGTGTGCTGTAGCGCATGACAAATGCAATGAAACTCCAGAAATTGATTATGCAAATCTACCAACACAGCAATTTACCTTTTCAGAATTACTAAACCAACCTGCGATTGTACCTAAAGAAAGCCATAAGGATCCCTTGCCAACTTCTGCTATAATGATAGATGACGATGATTTACTGACACAACCGTTAAGTCCTCCAAAAAATAATATGGATCTTCCCGTTTTATATGGGAAAGTTAAGAACATACCCAGCATTTCAGCAGCATGTACAGCGTATGATTTGGATACACAACCATTAAACCCTCACATGGAAACGAACAATGAAAGGATCGTCAAGAAAAAACCAGTCCTCAAGCTAGTGGACATTAAAACATGCCATTTGTCGGACCCGATTGATTCTCAGTTGATGGAGATAGTGAGTGATGTAGATGAAAATATGTACGACCTTGGCAAGCTCAAACTTTTGGAAAATGGCACATTGCTCGAGAATGAAATTACTCAATTTAATCCACAAATAAATAGTACTACGCACTTGTCACATGGGCAACAAGAAGAAGGACAACCACACATGGAACCGTGCATAGaaatatcatcatcatcatcatctaatAAGGAAAACAGCACGAAAGCAGTAGATGAAAAAACCGATGATTCGTTCGATACGGAAGATGAATTGTGCTTGGCAGCAACTATTCCGATCAGTGCTCTATACCCACCGAAAATGACAGCAGAATGTGTAGAAAAGGCCGATGACGAAGAACCGACAAGCATGTTTAAAATACCGCTCAAGAAAACAGACACACTAGCCACTCCCAAAGCCATAAGAAATAGGAAATGCAGTAATGCGGAGATGACAGAATTTCTCACTCCAGAACATCCGATGTTATTCTTACCGAAAGCCGATTGCATCCGCTCAGTGTCGGAACAAATGCGCGAGCAAAACATCCTTCGTGCAATCACCGCCAAGGGGAAACCAAAGTATCATTTTAATgatagcagcagtagcagcggtgatgatgatgatggcccttCCGATCGACAGTTGTTTAAGAAAACGAATGTAAGTGCTGCGTTGGAGAAAGAGTTAGAAAATGTACGAGAAGCTGGAAAGTTGAAGAAGCAGCAAGCACTGACGGATCGTAGAAAAGTGCAACCCAAAAAGGATGACGAAGAGACAATGTTAGTTGAACAAGTGAAGAAGCGACATGAGGGCAGGAACAATAGAACGGTAtccacaaaaccaaaaccaaaagaagCGGAAGGATTTGAGAAAAACCAGCCAGATTCTCGAAAAACATCTACCAGGCGTAAAGAAATGAAGGATACTGCGAAAACATCGGAACCGAAGTCGAAAACATCGAACAGAGGAGTGAAAGATAAGAAAATCACACACAGTGAAAGTACGACGGAATCTAAGCAGGAACCTAAATCATCGGAAGCACGATGCTCAACCgataaaagcaaacattctGATCTTATCCCTAAACGTGTATCGGCGCGCAATCGCGTAGAAACTTACAAGAAGCGAATGCTTGATGAATCGGTAGACTATTTATCAGAGTCGACAAAGGAACGGTCTACAGTGCAAAGGTCAACTCGTGCTGGTCGAAAAAGAAAGGATGAGTCGTCAACGGATCGGGAGGAAAATAGTAATTTGGCAGTAgtcgaaacgaaacgatatAAATCAGACCCAAGAGGCGCAGCTTTTGCCCCGGAAGTGGAAGTAAAGGAGCGAGCTCGAAGAGTAACCAGCCGCATCAAGAAGGTAGTGGGAACTTCGTCTGATTTGTTTGTGGACCAGGACAAAACGTTCAGTTTGAAAAGTGGAGTCCTAGGGCATGATAGTGCAACTAGCAGCACAGGAAGTGATACTTCATCTGTATCGACAACACGATCTAATCAACCCCGattaattttcacaaaaaTGAGCCCAGAGCCCTACCGAAAATGTATAGCTCGTGCTG GCGGCAAGATAGTGGACATGCCGGAATTAGCAACCATCTTAGTGACAGACCGCATTATTCGAACTTACAAATTCCTGTGCAGTGTAGCGAAGGGAATACCTATCGTTGGTCAGTCATATCTGGATGCGTTACAAAATAGCGATGGAAAGGAACCCATTGATGCATGGAACCATATCTTATCCGATCCCGCTAAAGAGAAGCGCTACGAATTTAGTCTACGCGACACGCTAATGAAGGCAAAAAGGCATAAGTTATTTCAGGATTATACTGTTTTTGTTACCTCGAgcacacaaccaccaccatcagagCTGTACT TAATACTTTCGTGCGCCGGAGCGAAAATATCAAAGTTTAGCAGCCAACCACCGAAAGGTACGAACAAAATGTTTGTCATCTCCGATCCAGCGGATAGTGCGTCATGGGTGAAGTACAGAGAGAAGTTCCCGGGCATAGAAATAGTGTCGGCGGAAGGGTTTATGCTTTCGATAATGCAGCACTCAATCAGATTCCAGAAGTATCGTTTGATGTGA
- the LOC128303345 gene encoding mediator of DNA damage checkpoint protein 1-like isoform X3, whose protein sequence is MHAGLRLDAATEKLQITDLCSFHGVTVDQKSIDPITWIDITTHSRLHLGDLLASVEVDHKRKADDVALLQDEDSTSDVIDCSLDETQPLPRNRQNAHTAVSALGTFGRRSSLLETVAAVHDPPCSSSERRRSSFMVPETQQSDGSMLCAKPTEITVPNVDHRSEKDDEDEELFFIPETQQPEHELDCPSVVIKPILPDTKQQEQFETEEEYFQMTVEDDDDSNDAMFNNKYIEQSQNLMHNLDISHSGAVVPKVSILPDRSVDSVSFQEYRNTTVEMSRIEWNDSKKDHEQSMIDQRLQQPKKRAGSLTKEGKLSEVADDRSITPELNFDDDPPVETNIHFKPGSDADRSIADNSDPPQQANRSSKTPDLCFDEKENEDDVLEISLNQEGCIKVKPHQSSFEAENTRHESHVANVYDMETQAFGVDDPYELLTQPLHKLAEKPKSSEQKLQLKSPYEISTQPLIVDKPCTSKLSANSSFVTPINPKTPRKSVHSHEIDYANMPTQQFTPPELYMQGMAGKGSSCDKQTCAVAHDKCNETPEIDYANLPTQQFTFSELLNQPAIVPKESHKDPLPTSAIMIDDDDLLTQPLSPPKNNMDLPVLYGKVKNIPSISAACTAYDLDTQPLNPHMETNNERIVKKKPVLKLVDIKTCHLSDPIDSQLMEIVSDVDENMYDLGKLKLLENGTLLENEITQFNPQINSTTHLSHGQQEEGQPHMEPCIEISSSSSSNKENSTKAVDEKTDDSFDTEDELCLAATIPISALYPPKMTAECVEKADDEEPTSMFKIPLKKTDTLATPKAIRNRKCSNAEMTEFLTPEHPMLFLPKADCIRSVSEQMREQNILRAITAKGKPKYHFNDSSSSSGDDDDGPSDRQLFKKTNVSAALEKELENVREAGKLKKQQALTDRRKVQPKKDDEETMLVEQVKKRHEGRNNRTVSTKPKPKEAEGFEKNQPDSRKTSTRRKEMKDTAKTSEPKSKTSNRGVKDKKITHSESTTESKQEPKSSEARCSTDKSKHSDLIPKRVSARNRVETYKKRMLDESVDYLSESTKERSTVQRSTRAGRKRKDESSTDREENSNLAVVETKRYKSDPRGAAFAPEVEVKERARRVTSRIKKVVGTSSDLFVDQDKTFSLKSGVLGHDSATSSTGSDTSSVSTTRSNQPRLIFTKMSPEPYRKCIARAGGKIVDMPELATILVTDRIIRTYKFLCSVAKGIPIVGQSYLDALQNSDGKEPIDAWNHILSDPAKEKRYEFSLRDTLMKAKRHKLFQDYTVFVTSSTQPPPSELYLILSCAGAKISKFSSQPPKGTNKMFVISDPADSASWVKYREKFPGIEIVSAEGFMLSIMQHSIRFQKYRLM, encoded by the exons ATGCATGCCGGTCTGCGTCTTGATGCtgccacagaaaaactgcaaaTTACGGATCTCTGCTCGTTTCACGGGGTAACTGTTGACCAGAAATCCATTGATCCAATAACCTGGATCGACATCACTACACATAGTCGACTGCATTTGGGCGACCTGCTTGCTTCCGTTGAAGTAGATCATAAGCGCAAAGCTGATGACGTTGCACTCTTGCAAGACGAAGACTCAACGTCAGATGTTATCGACTGTAGTCTTGAC gAAACACAGCCTCTTCCCAGAAACAGACAAAATGCACATACTGCGGTTAGTGCGTTGGGAACTTTTGGAAGAAGATCTTCGCTGCTTGAAACAGTCGCTGCTGTACACGACCCCCCTTGCTCTTCTTCAGAAAGGCGCCGCAGTAGTTTCATGGTACCGGAAACTCAACAAAGCGATGGCAGTATGTTGTGTGCAAAGCCAACTGAAATAACTGTTCCTAATGTTGATCACCGTTCAGAAAAGGATGACGAAGATgaggaattattttttattccagAAACACAGCAACCGGAACATGAACTGGACTGTCCGTCAGTGGTGATCAAACCTATCCTTCCCGATACGAAGCAACAAGAACAGTTTGAAACGGAAGAAGAATATTTTCAAATGACAGTGGAGGACGATGACGACAGTAATGATGCGATGTTCAACAACAAGTATATCGAGCAATCACAAAATTTGATGCACAATCTAGATATATCTCATAGTGGTGCTGTTGTACCTAAGGTTTCCATTCTGCCGGATCGCTCCGTTGATTCGGTATCGTTCCAGGAATACCGTAATACAACGGTGGAAATGAGTCGTATTGAATGGAATGACAGTAAAAAAGATCATGAACAATCCATGATAGATCAACGATtgcagcaaccaaaaaaacgaGCAGGATCTCTGACAAAGGAGGGTAAATTATCCGAGGTAGCTGATGATAGATCTATCACGCCGGAACTGAATTTTGATGATGATCCTCCAGTTGAAACAAATATTCATTTCAAACCCGGTTCAGATGCAGATCGTTCAATTGCTGACAATTCGGATCCTCCGCAGCAAGCAAATCGTTCGTCAAAGACACCTGATTTGTGCTTCgacgaaaaggaaaatgaagacGATGTGCTTGAAATTTCACTGAATCAAGAAGGTTGCATTAAAGTGAAACCGCACCAGTCTTCCTTCGAGGCGGAAAACACGAGGCACGAGTCGCATGTAGCAAATGTATATGACATGGAAACGCAGGCTTTTGGTGTTGATGATCCATACGAGCTGTTGACACAGCCTCTTCACAAATTGGCGGAAAAACCCAAATCATCGGAACAGAAACTGCAATTGAAAAGCCCATATGAAATATCAACACAGCCATTGATTGTAGATAAGCCCTGTACTAGCAAACTTTCAGCGAATTCGTCGTTTGTTACACCAATCAACCCAAAAACCCCACGCAAATCAGTTCACTCGCATGAGATTGATTATGCAAATATGCCAACGCAACAATTTACACCTCCAGAATTATACATGCAGGGCATGGCAGGGAAAGGATCTTCTTGCGATAAGCAAACGTGTGCTGTAGCGCATGACAAATGCAATGAAACTCCAGAAATTGATTATGCAAATCTACCAACACAGCAATTTACCTTTTCAGAATTACTAAACCAACCTGCGATTGTACCTAAAGAAAGCCATAAGGATCCCTTGCCAACTTCTGCTATAATGATAGATGACGATGATTTACTGACACAACCGTTAAGTCCTCCAAAAAATAATATGGATCTTCCCGTTTTATATGGGAAAGTTAAGAACATACCCAGCATTTCAGCAGCATGTACAGCGTATGATTTGGATACACAACCATTAAACCCTCACATGGAAACGAACAATGAAAGGATCGTCAAGAAAAAACCAGTCCTCAAGCTAGTGGACATTAAAACATGCCATTTGTCGGACCCGATTGATTCTCAGTTGATGGAGATAGTGAGTGATGTAGATGAAAATATGTACGACCTTGGCAAGCTCAAACTTTTGGAAAATGGCACATTGCTCGAGAATGAAATTACTCAATTTAATCCACAAATAAATAGTACTACGCACTTGTCACATGGGCAACAAGAAGAAGGACAACCACACATGGAACCGTGCATAGaaatatcatcatcatcatcatctaatAAGGAAAACAGCACGAAAGCAGTAGATGAAAAAACCGATGATTCGTTCGATACGGAAGATGAATTGTGCTTGGCAGCAACTATTCCGATCAGTGCTCTATACCCACCGAAAATGACAGCAGAATGTGTAGAAAAGGCCGATGACGAAGAACCGACAAGCATGTTTAAAATACCGCTCAAGAAAACAGACACACTAGCCACTCCCAAAGCCATAAGAAATAGGAAATGCAGTAATGCGGAGATGACAGAATTTCTCACTCCAGAACATCCGATGTTATTCTTACCGAAAGCCGATTGCATCCGCTCAGTGTCGGAACAAATGCGCGAGCAAAACATCCTTCGTGCAATCACCGCCAAGGGGAAACCAAAGTATCATTTTAATgatagcagcagtagcagcggtgatgatgatgatggcccttCCGATCGACAGTTGTTTAAGAAAACGAATGTAAGTGCTGCGTTGGAGAAAGAGTTAGAAAATGTACGAGAAGCTGGAAAGTTGAAGAAGCAGCAAGCACTGACGGATCGTAGAAAAGTGCAACCCAAAAAGGATGACGAAGAGACAATGTTAGTTGAACAAGTGAAGAAGCGACATGAGGGCAGGAACAATAGAACGGTAtccacaaaaccaaaaccaaaagaagCGGAAGGATTTGAGAAAAACCAGCCAGATTCTCGAAAAACATCTACCAGGCGTAAAGAAATGAAGGATACTGCGAAAACATCGGAACCGAAGTCGAAAACATCGAACAGAGGAGTGAAAGATAAGAAAATCACACACAGTGAAAGTACGACGGAATCTAAGCAGGAACCTAAATCATCGGAAGCACGATGCTCAACCgataaaagcaaacattctGATCTTATCCCTAAACGTGTATCGGCGCGCAATCGCGTAGAAACTTACAAGAAGCGAATGCTTGATGAATCGGTAGACTATTTATCAGAGTCGACAAAGGAACGGTCTACAGTGCAAAGGTCAACTCGTGCTGGTCGAAAAAGAAAGGATGAGTCGTCAACGGATCGGGAGGAAAATAGTAATTTGGCAGTAgtcgaaacgaaacgatatAAATCAGACCCAAGAGGCGCAGCTTTTGCCCCGGAAGTGGAAGTAAAGGAGCGAGCTCGAAGAGTAACCAGCCGCATCAAGAAGGTAGTGGGAACTTCGTCTGATTTGTTTGTGGACCAGGACAAAACGTTCAGTTTGAAAAGTGGAGTCCTAGGGCATGATAGTGCAACTAGCAGCACAGGAAGTGATACTTCATCTGTATCGACAACACGATCTAATCAACCCCGattaattttcacaaaaaTGAGCCCAGAGCCCTACCGAAAATGTATAGCTCGTGCTG GCGGCAAGATAGTGGACATGCCGGAATTAGCAACCATCTTAGTGACAGACCGCATTATTCGAACTTACAAATTCCTGTGCAGTGTAGCGAAGGGAATACCTATCGTTGGTCAGTCATATCTGGATGCGTTACAAAATAGCGATGGAAAGGAACCCATTGATGCATGGAACCATATCTTATCCGATCCCGCTAAAGAGAAGCGCTACGAATTTAGTCTACGCGACACGCTAATGAAGGCAAAAAGGCATAAGTTATTTCAGGATTATACTGTTTTTGTTACCTCGAgcacacaaccaccaccatcagagCTGTACT TAATACTTTCGTGCGCCGGAGCGAAAATATCAAAGTTTAGCAGCCAACCACCGAAAGGTACGAACAAAATGTTTGTCATCTCCGATCCAGCGGATAGTGCGTCATGGGTGAAGTACAGAGAGAAGTTCCCGGGCATAGAAATAGTGTCGGCGGAAGGGTTTATGCTTTCGATAATGCAGCACTCAATCAGATTCCAGAAGTATCGTTTGATGTGA